From the Lactococcus lactis genome, one window contains:
- a CDS encoding helix-turn-helix domain-containing protein, with protein MTLSQVFRVTNVELANQLLVSSKTISNWETGKTTPDIDNLIRIASLFQISLDNLLTEGSEVVENIKKKAEINNLKNIHTVQSLQI; from the coding sequence ATGACGTTAAGTCAAGTTTTTAGAGTAACAAACGTAGAATTAGCTAATCAACTTTTAGTTAGTAGCAAAACTATATCTAATTGGGAAACTGGGAAGACGACTCCTGATATTGATAACCTTATTCGTATAGCTTCTTTATTTCAAATATCTTTAGATAATTTATTAACGGAGGGGTCAGAAGTGGTAGAAAATATAAAGAAAAAGGCAGAGATTAATAATTTAAAAAATATTCATACTGT
- a CDS encoding IS982 family transposase encodes MTYNSTLPKVFVYLLTTIETLYQTSVPLEVQNRKNVHLATSDCLVIACYLWGVLHFSETLKAKHQLAQSLFPNFLEYSRFVRRCNALLPSIQVIRQALVFKEVEGMSVSIIDSFPIPLCQPIRNFISKFLGDYANVGYNSTKGQYFYGCKCHALVSESGYVIDYTITPASMADSSMTEEVLSQFGTPTVLGDMGYLGQSLHERLELEGIDLITPDMKQKKILFPNFSKRRKVIERVFSFLTNLGAEHCKSRSPQGFQLKLEMILLAYSLLLKSAKSLEP; translated from the coding sequence ATGACTTATAATAGCACACTTCCAAAAGTTTTTGTTTATTTACTGACAACCATTGAGACGCTTTATCAAACGAGTGTTCCCCTTGAGGTTCAAAACCGAAAGAACGTCCATCTCGCAACATCAGATTGCTTAGTTATCGCTTGTTACCTATGGGGCGTACTGCATTTTAGTGAAACGCTTAAAGCTAAGCACCAATTGGCTCAAAGTTTATTTCCTAATTTCCTAGAATATTCTCGCTTTGTCCGCCGTTGTAATGCCCTCTTACCGAGTATCCAAGTCATTCGCCAAGCACTCGTCTTTAAAGAGGTTGAAGGAATGAGTGTATCCATTATTGACAGCTTCCCCATTCCTTTGTGTCAGCCTATTCGTAATTTCATAAGCAAATTTCTTGGAGATTATGCAAATGTTGGCTACAATTCTACAAAGGGACAGTACTTCTATGGATGTAAATGTCATGCTTTAGTCAGTGAATCAGGCTATGTCATAGACTACACAATTACTCCTGCTTCAATGGCTGATAGTTCAATGACCGAGGAAGTGTTGAGTCAATTTGGGACACCAACAGTCCTTGGAGATATGGGATATCTAGGTCAGTCACTGCATGAAAGGCTGGAATTAGAAGGAATTGATCTAATTACACCTGACATGAAGCAAAAGAAAATCCTTTTCCCTAATTTTTCAAAACGTAGAAAAGTGATTGAGCGAGTTTTCTCTTTTTTGACAAATCTAGGAGCTGAGCATTGTAAAAGTCGTTCGCCTCAAGGTTTTCAATTGAAATTAGAGATGATACTTTTAGCGTATTCTTTACTGTTAAAATCAGCTAAATCACTGGAACCATAG
- the oppB gene encoding murein tripeptide/oligopeptide ABC transporter permease OppB: protein MWKVIIRRILLMIPQLFILSILVFFFAKLMPGDPFSGLIGPHTDPHEVEALRRAAGLYDPWWEQYLRWLGNAIHGNLGMSYNLKEPVMTVIGHRAINTFWMSLLSVILTYLFAIPMSIVAARNEGKWQDQLWLTYNSITFGIPPYVFYLLIIFIFGYSLNWFPTGGTVSPDAMGIIPVFFSKIYHMILPAFSLAVFGTVGIFTYFRSGILDEQTQDYVRTARAKGVKEKVIFRRHILRNASLPIASNFGFVITGLLGGAIFAETIFGYPGLGQLFITSISGRDYSMITALILLNGFLGLLGALLSDIIMAMVDPRIRIQ from the coding sequence ATGTGGAAAGTAATTATTAGACGTATTTTATTGATGATCCCTCAATTATTTATCTTGAGTATTCTTGTTTTCTTCTTTGCTAAATTGATGCCTGGTGATCCTTTTTCAGGGTTGATTGGTCCTCATACCGACCCACATGAAGTTGAAGCATTAAGACGGGCAGCAGGTTTATATGACCCTTGGTGGGAGCAGTATCTCAGGTGGCTAGGGAATGCCATACATGGGAATTTAGGAATGTCCTATAATCTCAAAGAGCCTGTGATGACTGTCATTGGACATAGAGCGATTAATACTTTTTGGATGTCACTTTTGTCAGTTATTTTAACTTACTTATTTGCTATTCCGATGTCGATAGTTGCAGCTCGAAATGAAGGAAAATGGCAAGACCAATTGTGGTTGACCTATAATTCAATTACTTTTGGTATTCCACCTTACGTATTCTATCTCTTGATTATCTTTATCTTTGGTTATAGTCTTAATTGGTTTCCGACAGGTGGGACGGTAAGTCCAGATGCGATGGGAATAATTCCTGTTTTCTTTAGTAAGATTTATCACATGATTCTTCCGGCTTTTAGTTTGGCGGTCTTTGGAACAGTTGGAATCTTTACTTACTTCCGCTCAGGAATTTTAGATGAACAAACACAAGATTATGTACGAACGGCTCGAGCCAAAGGGGTTAAGGAAAAAGTGATTTTTAGACGTCATATTTTGAGAAATGCCTCATTACCAATTGCTTCTAATTTTGGATTTGTGATTACTGGACTCTTGGGAGGAGCAATATTTGCTGAAACAATTTTCGGCTATCCTGGCTTAGGACAACTTTTTATTACTTCAATATCTGGGCGAGATTATTCAATGATTACGGCTTTGATTTTATTAAATGGTTTTTTGGGACTTCTTGGAGCCCTCCTGTCGGATATTATCATGGCAATGGTTGACCCACGAATTCGGATTCAATAA
- a CDS encoding RepB family plasmid replication initiator protein: MQEIDTGERNKQIQEISSRKVAEHNDLISSVAKMDKTPLKMFELAVSCIDTDAPPKDNIVFLSKKELFTFFDVSDNDKHRRFKEAVEKMQEQAFFRIKEKKNRGFKFKRIVPIPYVEWNDYNDKVLIRFDQAIMPYLIDLKNNFTQYAISDIMELNSKYSIILYKWFSMSYNQFEHYQYKPNRTKKQLEDYKSPRIIISDLRELTDTVDDYSRFDNFEKRVIKDAIKEINSFTHFNVEYKKIKKGRSIDSIQFHIVKKANWKDENYKRNDVQAQLTEEQNQAQNQVNYAVAVANPFTMKLINSSLLYATDIANQDTILELAESVYPVYDKLVKELGEDALETHMDYVRRKMVDYSNDKKNIVKYLSISAKQYLNSRLSKQQMKE; the protein is encoded by the coding sequence ATGCAAGAGATAGACACAGGAGAAAGAAATAAACAAATACAGGAAATAAGTTCAAGGAAGGTGGCAGAGCATAACGATTTAATTAGCTCAGTTGCAAAAATGGATAAGACACCATTAAAAATGTTTGAGCTAGCTGTTTCATGTATAGATACTGATGCTCCTCCTAAAGATAATATAGTATTCTTGTCAAAAAAGGAATTATTTACTTTTTTTGATGTTTCTGATAATGATAAACATCGTCGTTTTAAGGAAGCTGTTGAAAAAATGCAAGAACAAGCTTTTTTCAGAATAAAGGAGAAAAAGAATAGAGGGTTCAAGTTTAAACGGATAGTACCTATACCTTATGTTGAGTGGAATGATTATAATGATAAAGTTTTGATACGTTTTGATCAAGCTATTATGCCTTATCTCATAGATTTAAAAAATAATTTTACGCAATATGCCATATCAGATATTATGGAACTGAATAGCAAGTACAGTATTATTTTATATAAATGGTTCTCTATGTCTTATAATCAATTTGAGCATTACCAATATAAACCTAATAGAACGAAGAAACAATTGGAAGATTACAAGAGTCCTAGGATAATAATTAGTGACTTAAGAGAATTAACAGATACTGTTGATGACTATAGTAGATTTGATAATTTTGAAAAAAGAGTCATAAAAGATGCAATTAAAGAAATAAATTCTTTTACTCATTTTAATGTTGAGTATAAAAAAATAAAAAAAGGACGTTCAATCGATTCAATACAGTTTCATATAGTTAAGAAAGCAAATTGGAAAGATGAGAACTATAAACGTAATGATGTACAAGCACAATTAACTGAAGAACAAAATCAAGCTCAAAATCAGGTTAATTATGCAGTAGCAGTTGCAAATCCTTTTACCATGAAACTTATAAATTCCTCTTTGTTGTATGCAACTGATATAGCAAACCAGGACACGATTTTAGAGCTTGCTGAGAGTGTTTATCCTGTGTATGATAAACTTGTAAAAGAACTCGGAGAAGATGCCTTAGAAACGCATATGGACTATGTACGAAGAAAGATGGTAGATTATTCAAATGATAAAAAGAATATCGTAAAGTATTTAAGTATATCAGCAAAACAATATCTTAATTCAAGGTTGAGTAAACAGCAAATGAAAGAGTAA
- a CDS encoding ParA family protein, producing MQVISFMAIKGGVGKTTMAFQFAKYLQENNKSTLLIDLDSQKSLTGTFETKDFNFKDKHNISEILSNPQIGIIATTVEKNIDVIPSTSNLEEIADNLATKPNKELLLFMWFVKNSKELNQKYDYIILDLPPAWNLLTKNGVAVADKVISPMEPSRFGYESHTKVLQSVSTLKNEVVDPVSGKSYVSAKIYFLGNRVKHNTNSSKEFLEALKSINDVIGIVPEKEAINTSMLLKKGIFDYLEETGQTHTQNKFIASLKKVFNQIETKGIE from the coding sequence ATGCAAGTAATTAGTTTTATGGCAATTAAAGGTGGTGTAGGAAAGACTACAATGGCTTTCCAATTTGCAAAATATTTGCAAGAAAATAATAAAAGTACATTATTAATTGATTTGGATTCACAAAAAAGTTTAACTGGTACATTTGAGACAAAAGATTTTAATTTTAAAGATAAACACAATATTTCAGAAATTCTCAGCAATCCCCAAATTGGAATCATTGCTACTACGGTTGAAAAAAATATTGATGTAATTCCTTCAACTAGTAATTTAGAAGAAATCGCAGATAACTTGGCAACTAAACCTAATAAAGAATTATTGTTATTTATGTGGTTTGTAAAAAATTCAAAAGAACTAAATCAAAAATATGATTATATTATTTTAGACTTACCACCTGCATGGAATTTATTAACCAAAAATGGTGTGGCAGTTGCGGATAAGGTAATATCACCAATGGAACCAAGTCGTTTTGGATACGAAAGTCATACCAAGGTATTACAAAGCGTTTCAACTTTAAAAAATGAAGTTGTTGATCCTGTCAGTGGTAAATCATATGTTAGCGCAAAAATCTATTTTTTAGGAAATAGAGTTAAACACAATACTAATTCATCTAAAGAATTTTTAGAAGCGTTAAAAAGTATAAATGATGTAATCGGAATTGTACCTGAAAAAGAAGCTATTAATACAAGTATGCTTCTTAAAAAGGGAATATTTGATTATTTAGAAGAGACAGGGCAAACTCATACACAAAATAAATTCATTGCATCATTAAAAAAAGTATTCAACCAAATAGAAACAAAGGGGATAGAGTAA
- a CDS encoding TrkH family potassium uptake protein, producing the protein MTYSQKIVLGFILLGLIGTILLALPISSKTGNWTPLLDSLFTSISALCVTGLTVYDTFTHWSFLGQLVILCLIQVGGIGFMTVIISISTGLGHKIGLHERQLLVESSGLLHSANLSFLVKRITIFVIMIEAIGAALLSIRFIPEFGIKTGIYYGVFHSISAFCNAGFDLMGRFGKYSSLTPYSTDSLVILTVSILIFLGGLGFIVWDDILRYKLNFKKYSLHTKIVLITSIAFTLVGSILFLLIENNHIFKEVGVKGKILSSLFLSISPRTAGFNAVDLPMLTNASIFLTILLMIVGGSSGSTAGGLKVTTVAVLFFSAFDNSRRRPTSSILKRRFSDNTIKQASAMFTFYLIIGSVGALILSSLNSSTLEEIIFEVFSALGTVGITLGITPNLGALSKITLVVLMFVGRVGWMLLIFAIVGRNQQAPISRVSEEIIVG; encoded by the coding sequence TTGACTTATTCTCAAAAAATAGTTTTGGGATTTATTCTATTAGGATTGATAGGAACCATTTTATTGGCATTGCCTATTTCATCCAAAACAGGTAACTGGACTCCACTACTTGATAGCTTATTTACTTCAATTAGTGCACTATGTGTCACAGGATTGACTGTTTATGATACCTTTACTCATTGGTCTTTTTTGGGACAGTTGGTAATTCTATGTCTAATTCAGGTTGGTGGGATTGGTTTCATGACAGTTATTATCAGTATATCTACGGGATTAGGACATAAAATCGGTTTACATGAGCGACAACTATTGGTTGAATCATCAGGACTTTTACATTCCGCAAATCTCTCATTTTTAGTAAAGCGTATCACGATTTTCGTAATAATGATAGAAGCCATTGGAGCAGCCTTACTTTCAATACGTTTTATTCCAGAATTTGGTATAAAAACGGGAATTTACTATGGGGTATTTCATTCAATTTCGGCATTTTGTAATGCTGGATTTGACCTCATGGGCCGATTTGGAAAATATAGCTCCTTAACTCCCTATAGTACTGATTCATTAGTAATATTAACAGTTAGTATTCTGATATTTTTAGGAGGCCTAGGTTTTATTGTCTGGGATGATATTTTACGCTATAAACTAAATTTTAAAAAATACTCTTTGCATACAAAAATAGTGCTTATTACTTCAATTGCCTTCACTTTAGTTGGAAGTATTTTATTCCTTCTTATTGAAAATAATCATATTTTTAAAGAGGTGGGAGTAAAGGGAAAAATACTATCCAGTTTATTTTTGTCTATCTCCCCTAGAACAGCGGGTTTCAATGCTGTAGATTTACCAATGCTTACCAATGCTAGTATTTTTTTAACGATCCTTTTAATGATTGTTGGAGGTTCATCCGGATCAACAGCGGGTGGTTTAAAAGTTACTACTGTTGCTGTTTTGTTTTTCAGCGCTTTTGATAATTCGAGGCGGAGACCAACATCTTCTATATTGAAACGGAGATTTTCCGATAATACAATCAAACAAGCTAGCGCAATGTTTACTTTTTACTTAATTATTGGAAGCGTTGGAGCTCTCATATTAAGTTCTCTTAATTCCTCTACTTTGGAAGAAATTATTTTTGAAGTGTTCTCGGCTTTAGGAACAGTGGGAATTACACTTGGTATTACTCCTAATTTAGGAGCACTGTCTAAAATAACTTTAGTAGTTTTAATGTTTGTAGGTCGAGTGGGCTGGATGTTATTAATTTTTGCCATTGTTGGTAGAAATCAACAAGCGCCAATAAGTAGAGTTTCAGAAGAAATCATTGTTGGATAG
- a CDS encoding cation:proton antiporter → MEDIFQITIILFFSMLATLLSKKLKIPEVVGQMLIGIILAPSVLGLINGGHTIEVMSEIGVILLMFLAGLESDLEVLKKNLKPSILVALSGVIIPITIFGIVAFYSGRSISTSLFYGIVFAATSVSITVKVLQEYGYLSTKAGNIILGAAVVDDILAILILSVFKSFKNGEGNLIVQFSMEILFFVFLFFVHKFIPKVWKFINKLPIYAKNTTSALIICLGLSLLADKVGMSAVIGSFFAGIAISQTEVSEIIEEYVSAIGYVIFIPIFFVSIAISISFDVLFEHPFIVILFTLLAILTKFLPAYYSGKACNLQKSESLLIGTGMVSRGEMSLIVAQIGLSGAIINKNIYSELVIVIILTTLLAPFLIKMVIKKDSARNI, encoded by the coding sequence ATGGAAGATATTTTTCAAATTACAATTATACTTTTCTTCTCTATGTTAGCTACGTTGCTTTCAAAGAAATTAAAAATTCCGGAAGTTGTTGGTCAGATGTTGATAGGAATAATTCTTGCCCCATCAGTACTGGGTTTAATTAATGGAGGACATACTATAGAAGTAATGTCAGAAATTGGAGTTATCCTCTTAATGTTTCTAGCAGGACTTGAAAGTGATTTAGAAGTTCTTAAAAAAAATCTGAAACCCTCAATTCTGGTTGCATTATCAGGCGTTATTATTCCAATAACTATCTTTGGAATAGTTGCTTTCTATTCGGGAAGATCTATCTCTACTAGTCTTTTTTATGGTATAGTATTTGCAGCAACGTCTGTATCTATTACAGTTAAAGTACTGCAGGAGTATGGTTATCTTTCAACAAAAGCGGGGAATATTATACTAGGTGCTGCAGTTGTTGACGATATTTTAGCTATATTGATTCTTTCCGTGTTTAAAAGCTTTAAGAATGGTGAAGGAAATTTAATTGTGCAGTTTTCAATGGAAATATTATTTTTTGTATTTTTGTTTTTTGTACATAAGTTTATCCCTAAAGTTTGGAAATTTATAAATAAACTGCCAATTTATGCCAAAAATACGACATCAGCATTAATAATATGCTTGGGTTTAAGTTTACTTGCCGATAAAGTTGGTATGTCAGCTGTAATCGGAAGTTTTTTTGCAGGGATTGCAATTAGTCAAACAGAAGTTTCTGAGATAATTGAAGAGTATGTTTCTGCAATCGGTTATGTCATTTTTATTCCAATTTTCTTTGTTTCAATAGCAATTTCTATAAGTTTTGATGTTTTGTTTGAACATCCATTTATTGTTATTTTATTTACCTTACTAGCCATTTTGACTAAATTTCTTCCTGCATATTATTCTGGTAAGGCGTGTAACCTACAAAAAAGTGAGTCACTTCTTATTGGTACAGGAATGGTATCAAGAGGAGAAATGTCACTTATAGTTGCACAAATTGGATTAAGTGGAGCTATCATTAATAAAAATATCTATTCAGAATTAGTCATTGTCATTATTTTGACGACACTATTAGCTCCATTTCTAATTAAAATGGTAATAAAAAAAGATAGTGCAAGGAATATATAA
- the oppD gene encoding murein tripeptide/oligopeptide ABC transporter ATP-binding protein OppD yields MESENILEAKQVSVAFRIAGKFQKAIYDIDLSLRRGEVLAIVGESGSGKSTLATAVMGLHNPNQTQITGSILLDEEEVIGKTGDSMASIRGSKVGMIFQNPLTALNPLMKIGQQIKEMLAVHDVYPENQYESRIFQLLEQVGIPNPKRVVNQFPHQLSGGMRQRVMIAIAIANDPDLIIADEPTTALDVTIQAQILDLILEIQKKKNAGVILITHDLGVVAEVADTVAVMYAGQLVEKASVEELFQNPKHPYTRSLLRSNPSAETVSDDLYVIPGSVPSLSEIEYDKDLFLARVPWMKEEAQKVISEKMTEISSNHFVRGQAWKKFEFPDQKLKGGKK; encoded by the coding sequence ATGGAAAGTGAAAATATTTTGGAAGCAAAACAAGTGAGTGTTGCCTTTCGGATTGCTGGTAAATTTCAAAAAGCAATTTATGATATTGATTTAAGTCTTAGACGTGGTGAAGTTTTAGCCATTGTTGGGGAATCAGGTTCTGGGAAATCAACTTTGGCAACTGCTGTTATGGGATTACACAACCCAAATCAAACTCAAATTACAGGCTCCATTTTATTGGATGAGGAAGAAGTGATTGGTAAAACGGGTGACTCCATGGCAAGTATTCGAGGAAGTAAAGTTGGAATGATTTTTCAAAATCCACTCACTGCGCTTAATCCATTGATGAAAATTGGGCAGCAAATCAAGGAAATGCTGGCCGTGCATGATGTTTATCCAGAAAATCAGTATGAAAGTAGAATCTTTCAACTTTTAGAACAAGTAGGAATTCCAAATCCTAAAAGAGTCGTTAATCAATTTCCCCACCAACTTTCAGGCGGGATGAGACAAAGAGTAATGATTGCAATAGCCATTGCCAATGACCCAGATTTGATTATTGCTGATGAGCCAACGACTGCTTTAGACGTTACCATTCAAGCTCAGATTTTAGACTTGATTTTAGAAATACAAAAGAAGAAGAATGCTGGGGTTATTCTAATTACTCATGATTTAGGGGTTGTTGCTGAAGTTGCTGATACAGTGGCGGTGATGTATGCCGGACAACTCGTCGAAAAAGCTTCTGTTGAAGAGCTTTTTCAAAATCCCAAACATCCATACACCCGGTCACTTTTGCGTTCAAATCCATCTGCCGAAACAGTTTCGGATGATTTATATGTGATTCCAGGGTCTGTGCCTTCTCTGTCAGAAATTGAGTATGACAAAGATTTATTTCTCGCTCGAGTGCCTTGGATGAAAGAAGAAGCTCAAAAAGTAATTTCGGAAAAAATGACTGAAATTTCTTCAAATCATTTTGTTCGAGGTCAGGCTTGGAAAAAATTTGAATTTCCAGATCAAAAATTGAAAGGGGGTAAAAAGTGA
- the oppF gene encoding murein tripeptide/oligopeptide ABC transporter ATP-binding protein OppF — MSEILNLKDLKVYYPIRSGFFNRVTDNVLAVDGVDLTIHEGETVGLVGESGSGKSTIGKTIVGLEQMTSGQLIYKGQDVSKKKIRNQLKYNKDVQMIFQDAFSSLNPRKTIYDIIAEPIRNFEKIDANTENKRIHELLDIVGLPKQALEQYPFQFSGGQQQRIGIARAVATNPKLIVADEPVSALDLSVQAQVLNFMKLIQKDLGIAFLFISHDLGVVRHMTDNIAVMHNGRIVEKGTRRDIFDEPQHIYTKRLLSAIPSIDVTRRAENRKNRLKVEQDFEDKKANFYDKDGHALPLKKLSESHWAALPKGGENVESNY; from the coding sequence GTGAGCGAAATTCTTAATTTAAAGGACTTAAAAGTTTATTATCCTATTCGATCTGGTTTCTTTAATCGAGTGACAGATAATGTTTTAGCCGTTGATGGAGTAGATTTAACGATTCATGAAGGAGAAACTGTCGGTTTAGTTGGTGAATCTGGCTCTGGAAAATCAACGATTGGCAAAACAATTGTTGGTTTAGAACAAATGACATCAGGACAATTGATTTACAAAGGACAAGATGTCAGCAAAAAAAAGATAAGAAACCAGCTCAAATACAATAAAGATGTTCAAATGATTTTTCAAGATGCATTTTCGAGTTTGAATCCACGGAAAACAATTTACGATATCATTGCGGAGCCTATTCGAAATTTTGAAAAAATAGATGCTAATACGGAAAATAAACGGATTCATGAATTATTGGATATTGTTGGACTACCTAAACAAGCTTTAGAACAGTATCCTTTCCAATTTTCTGGAGGTCAACAACAAAGAATTGGAATCGCACGGGCAGTTGCTACTAATCCTAAGTTAATTGTGGCAGATGAACCAGTTTCAGCATTAGACTTATCTGTTCAAGCTCAGGTTTTGAATTTCATGAAGCTCATTCAAAAGGACTTGGGAATTGCATTTCTTTTTATTTCTCATGATTTAGGGGTTGTCCGCCATATGACTGATAATATTGCAGTCATGCACAACGGTCGAATTGTCGAAAAAGGAACACGAAGAGATATTTTTGATGAGCCACAGCACATTTATACTAAACGACTCTTATCTGCTATCCCTTCGATTGATGTTACAAGAAGAGCGGAAAATCGGAAAAACCGTCTAAAAGTTGAACAAGACTTTGAGGATAAAAAAGCAAATTTTTATGACAAAGATGGACACGCTTTGCCCTTAAAAAAATTAAGTGAAAGTCATTGGGCTGCTTTGCCAAAAGGAGGGGAAAATGTGGAAAGTAATTATTAG
- the oppC gene encoding murein tripeptide/oligopeptide ABC transporter permease OppC produces the protein MTEKKHKNSLSLVHSIKEELKKDKLAMISTIFLVAVFLIVYIYSMFLKQSNYVDVNIMDQYLAPLTNGHLLGTDNGGRDIIMMLMISARNSFNIAFAVTLITLVVGNILGVITGYFGGRFDLIFMRFTDFVMILPSMMIIIVFVTIIPRFNSWSLIGIISIFSWIGTTRLIRARTMTEVNRDYVRASKTSGTSDFKIMFREIWPNLSTLVIAEATLVFAGNIGLETGLSFLGFGLPAGTPSLGTMINEATNPETMTDKPWTWVPATVVILIVVLAIIFIGNALRRVADQRQATR, from the coding sequence ATGACAGAAAAAAAACACAAAAATTCTTTATCATTAGTTCACTCAATCAAAGAAGAACTAAAAAAAGATAAATTAGCGATGATTTCAACAATTTTTCTAGTTGCTGTCTTTCTAATCGTTTATATTTACTCGATGTTTTTAAAACAATCAAATTATGTTGATGTGAATATCATGGACCAATATCTGGCACCGCTGACGAATGGACATTTACTGGGAACTGATAATGGTGGACGAGATATTATCATGATGTTAATGATTTCTGCACGAAACTCTTTCAATATCGCTTTTGCAGTTACACTCATTACTTTAGTTGTAGGAAATATCTTAGGGGTAATTACGGGCTACTTTGGCGGAAGGTTTGATTTAATCTTCATGCGTTTCACTGATTTTGTCATGATTTTACCATCAATGATGATCATTATTGTTTTTGTAACTATCATCCCACGGTTTAATTCTTGGTCTTTGATTGGGATTATCAGTATCTTTAGTTGGATAGGGACAACGCGTCTGATTCGGGCAAGAACAATGACGGAAGTCAATCGAGATTATGTTCGAGCATCAAAAACTTCGGGAACCTCTGATTTTAAAATTATGTTTCGGGAAATATGGCCCAACTTGTCCACCTTAGTCATTGCTGAAGCAACGCTTGTTTTTGCTGGAAATATTGGTTTAGAAACAGGGCTTTCTTTCTTAGGTTTTGGACTTCCAGCGGGGACACCATCTTTGGGAACAATGATAAATGAAGCGACTAATCCAGAAACAATGACTGATAAGCCTTGGACTTGGGTTCCAGCAACAGTGGTCATCCTAATTGTGGTGCTTGCTATTATCTTTATCGGAAATGCACTAAGACGAGTGGCTGACCAAAGACAAGCTACAAGATAA
- a CDS encoding potassium channel family protein: MKSKKSKKSILIIGLGKFGRYLALKMQELGNQVMVVDKEEAESQKLATKIDDIFIGDCTNEEVLKSLGITDFDICFVTIGENFEASITITMLLKKLGARYTVVKTGSDLQSDLLKKIGADEIIYPEKELAEKLSLKYHTGYSMKSYLELNQDYSIIEMDVPKHWIGNSLTELNLRRKLGLNIIAIKNSGSVNVVPEPEEHFRENDVIVVVGRQSTIIEYIQE; this comes from the coding sequence ATGAAATCTAAAAAGTCTAAAAAATCTATACTTATCATTGGTCTGGGTAAGTTTGGAAGGTATTTAGCATTAAAAATGCAAGAGCTTGGTAATCAAGTTATGGTCGTAGATAAAGAGGAAGCAGAAAGTCAAAAACTTGCAACTAAAATTGATGATATATTTATTGGAGACTGTACAAATGAAGAGGTTTTAAAATCTTTAGGTATTACAGATTTTGATATTTGTTTTGTCACGATCGGTGAGAATTTTGAAGCTTCTATAACAATAACCATGCTTTTAAAAAAATTGGGAGCAAGGTACACTGTGGTAAAAACCGGAAGTGATTTACAGTCAGATCTTTTGAAAAAAATAGGAGCTGACGAAATTATATATCCAGAAAAAGAGCTTGCAGAAAAACTTTCCCTGAAATATCATACGGGTTATTCAATGAAATCATATTTAGAGTTGAACCAAGATTATTCTATTATAGAGATGGACGTCCCAAAGCACTGGATTGGTAACTCATTAACGGAACTCAACCTTCGAAGAAAATTAGGATTAAATATTATTGCAATAAAGAACAGTGGTTCTGTAAATGTTGTCCCTGAGCCAGAGGAGCATTTTAGAGAGAATGATGTGATAGTAGTTGTTGGGCGGCAATCGACAATTATTGAATATATTCAGGAATAA